In Corvus hawaiiensis isolate bCorHaw1 chromosome 14, bCorHaw1.pri.cur, whole genome shotgun sequence, the sequence GCTGGGGGGGTCTGTGCTTACTTGGGGTTCAGCCAGGGTCCGGGCAGTTCCACCTTCTACTGATGTTTGTGTGGCTGTGAgtgccacagccctggcacagtcTCCCTgtagcccccccagccccctgccgGGCTGGAAGCTCGGGTCGGTCACGGAGGTGTTGGGGACGCAactgctgctcttccttggCCGGTCTGTGCTGCCACTCTCGGGAGCCCAGGGCTCGGGGCAGTGACTGGAGCTTGAGCTCAGGCTGCCTTGTCTCGTTTGTTTGACTGTGTTCTGTCGGCTGAGACACCAAACTCCTCGGCCGTTGCTGTGTCCGAGGCTCAAGGGGTCCCTGACaaggcaccagcacagctccagacCTCCGGCACCGGCATCGGGACGAGCAGTGTCACTGTGCCACATCCCGAGCGTGGAGGCTGTGGTGTCACTGTGCCACATCCCGAGCGAGCAGGGTGCCTGGTTTATCGGCACCTGGGGCCTCTGGAATTGCAGGTGGACCTCCAGGGACAGGCGGGCACATGCGTACACTTCTTACGACATGTCACATTCTTTTCTCCTGTTGCAGATGACTCAGAAGCTCAGATCGGTGCCCACGTCTGTACAGTGTTTCTCAAACCTTGAATTATATTTTGATACGATTTTTCAAATTCTCTGAGAAACCCCTGTTCACTCGGAGCACGCCAGCACTCCGAGCTCGGCAGTCAGTGAGGGCTGGGTACGACAGCCTCACCCACCGCCATTGTCGGGGTGAGCGGCTGGGGACAAACCCGGTGGCCCACCCCGGGTCACGGGAACCCGTCTCGAGCCCTCCCCGCCTCGGCAGCCCTCGGGGCCTTTTCCCCCGGGGGGCCCTCGGGGCCTTTTCCCCCGGGGGGCCCTCGGGGCCTTTTCCCCCGGGGGGCCCTCGGGGCCTTTTCCCCCGGGGGGCCCTCGGGGCCTTTTCCCCCGGGGGGCCCTCGGGGCCTTTTCCCCCGGGGGGCCCTCGGGGCCTTTTCCCCCGGGGGGCCCTCGGGGCGCCGCGTCCGGGCAGGGCGGGAGCCCCGGGCCAGCAGGAGGCGCTGCGGGGCCGTGTGACCGCCCTGACGGCGGGACGgtgccacagcgccccctggtGGCACCCGGTGCCCTTCCCGCTCCCCCCCGTGCCCTCTCCCGGCTCCCGGTGCCCTTCCCGCTCCCCCCCGTGCCCTCTCCCGGCTCCCGGTGCCCTTCCCGCTCCCCCCCGTGCCCTCTCCCGGCTCCCGGTGCCCTTCCCGCTCCCCCCGTGCCCTCTCCCGGCTCCCGGTGCCCTTCCCGCTCCCCCCCGTGCCCTCTCCCGGCTCCCGGTGCCCTTCCCGCTCCCCCCCGTGCCCTCTCCCGGCTCCCGGTGCCCTTCCCGCTCCCCCCCGTGCCCTCTCCCGGCTCCCGGTGCCCTTCCCGCTCCCCCCCGTGCCCTCTCCCGGCTCCCGGTGCCCTTCCCGCTCCCCCCCGTGCCCTCTCCCGGCTCCCGGTGCCCTTCCCGCTCCCCCCGTGCCCTCTCCCGGGTCACTTTCTCCATTTAACGACGCTGTTGTGGCGTTTCCCAGTGGCTCTGGGCTGGCACTGCTCATTAGATATCGGCACCTCGGCTCTGGACCCCCCGGGACCGCTTGCGTATTTTCCTGCTTATTGAACTCAAAACTTCTTTTGGCACAGGAGCAGCCGAGTGAGCCGGGATCTGCAGGGCAAAACCCACAGGATGCATCGCAGTTACGGCGGGGGGTCAAGCGTGTTTGAGTGGGCAGAGGTGGGGGCACTTTCTCGTGTGAGAAGTCGGTTCCACACCTCACATTCTGTAACATAGCAAAGCAAACCACCAGGAATAAATGAACCACTGGAGACATCAATCCCTGCATTTCACAGACAGGCAGATGTGAAACAGCTGAGGCAGTGCAGGCATGTAAAGTACCTGTAAAAAGCCCTGATGGCAATGCGGATCTTATAAAGAATCACAAGAccttcagcaatgacaggaCCTCAGTGTGACACATTCCAGCTGAAAAACAGACTGCTACATTTACAGTGGGTGAGAGATGGGACGGGACGCAGCCTGTGTCATGTGCCACCCTCCGGGTCCTCAGCCTTCCCAAAAGCCGCCAGCAGCCCGGCCCCCTCCGGGCTCCAttctgctcctgcagtgtccctgtgcttGAAGCCTCTCTCCCACCTCTTTGAGGCAGCCACCCACACCCAGCCCCTTGCCCATGCACATCCTGGGGGGACACTTTACACCAGGTCCCTGTGAGGTGAGTGTCAATAAAAACCCCATTTACTCTTGTCCACATAGTGACAGAGGAatactaaaaatgaaaatgaattcaGGATCGTTTAAAGGTCAGTGCAGATGCCAGAGATGAGGACTTTCCACCTGAGAAAGCTGAATTTTGTCCTCCtatgaaaaaaaagagtggcTTCTTGTTTTGGTGTGTAGGTGAGAAGGCCCATTCTTTCTCACCTGAGGGATCAGTCTCTGTGCAAACAATAGTACTGTGTGAGTTAACACTTCTCTTGTATGGAAAAATCATCAAGAAGAAGCAATTCCTGTACCTGAGTCAGGgatcaaattttttttaaatggccaAAGTCCACAGTAGCAGTAAAGTGCCAAACCAAGTAATTTGGTTTTACAAGCTTAATAGTTACTCAATTAGCTAATAATTACTTCACCGGCAAGCTTATCTCCTGCACAAGCACTGGACTCTTTGACAataacaaaaatcccaaactgaGTATCAGTTCAGGTGACCCCTCTGGCGTGCTCAATGCCGTGTGTTGAGGGGCAGAGCACCCTATGAGCAAACCTCAGGTGTCATCTTACCACAATTAAAGCCAAAACAAGAGGAACCCTCCATGGAGGGAAACATGTCATCTTTTCCGTCCCTCTAACTTATACATTCCTCTTCCTACATCTCCCCATCTTTCAAACTAAAGCCATTTGGTCTGGATTTGGAGGGTGCCACAGCGCTTTGGGCGATGTTAAAGTGAACCCAGTTAACAGCTTCCCTTTCAATCACTCAGAAGTGACTCAAAAAGCCTGTGAGCCCTGTGTGGAGCTGCACAAAGTTCATATGGTCTGGTTAAAGGATTcgcagcagcagcttcattaTTCTGCTTGGAAAGTTTGTTCAAAAGGAGAGGTAAGAAATAGCTCTTCAGAGAGAAcaataaagtattttcttttggtgTAGTCACCTAGTTTTAACACTTTAAATGCTAAAGGGTTATTTTAATGTAGCTGCAGTGCTTGCTGTGCATGGTTCCTGCCCTGTCTGCTCGCGGTCAGGTGAGGGAGAGCGTGAGTTCCCCAGCAAGGGGAAGGGAGCCAGGGGATGGCTgaggatcccagcaggagcACTGGGGAGAAATGCACAAGGAATCCATCAGGCTGTGCTTCTGTTCATGGAAGTGTTTATTGGAGAATAACAATTAAATTCAAGGAAACCTCAAAATATCCCATACTCCTGCCTGGACGAGGCGCCAGGCAAAAAGTGCTGCTGGGACCACCCATTAATTGCACAAACTGCATGGCAATGAAGCAGCATTTGCAGTTGGGGCACATCCACAGCTGACTCCCCACCTGGGTAACCACAGCACTTCTTTGTGCAAAGGGCTTTTCATGCTGAAAGAAGTCAAAACACATGGAGACAAAAGTTTTGGTCATGGATTTGTgtctgccaggagcagcagtcTATGCTTTCTTGCTAACCCTCTTGTAAGAGGGAATATCATCTCCTTTTCATAACTCAAAAGTTACACAAAACCCAGAGGAGAGTGAGGGTGCTGAACCAGTATTTTATTTGACTGTTAGCCCCCAAAAAATGTTGGTGGATCAAATCTTACTGTATTACAACCACATAGATATTTTAACAGAGCATGTATCAAAGCAAGAGCATCCAGGAGGTTGCGCGTAATCAGGGGGAAGTTTGCCAGACTTTTACAAAAACAATCACCTCAAAGAAACAATGTTTTCTAAGGCAGCTCAACATTGCCAGACTGCAGACTCCTACTGAGGAAAGCACTGCTGTGTAATGATCAGCATAGGATGTGCTATGAGGAAACAACGTCAGCTTTTCAACTGGGAGCAAACTGTCCCTTGGAGAACTGTTGCCAGGTGAGGGACATCTGCCTACTGCCATGGTCAGACAAGCAGCCTGTGGGTTTGACCTTGGCCTGCACAAGGCTGAGGGATGCTTACCCAGCATACTCTCCTGCTGAAGGATGAGGGGCAAGAACAGACTCTGTTGGATTTATTTAGCCCAGAGTAAGGAGTTTGACAGTTCTCTGAGAGTGGGTTGGGATACACATGCAAACTGCATTATTTAATCTCACTGACTTTTTCCAGTGTAAAGAGAAGAGCATTTGAATGAGAGTAAGTTTTTAAGTTACTGTAACAAtgtttatttgcatttgtaATTGGTTTGACTTTTTAAGAAGAAACATATTGTTTATTGAAACCTCCACACAGTAATATTAGGAAAATGCCATTTGCAGTGTCATAGACTCCCAGTTTTCCAGACAGTAAAACACCCAACTTAGTAGTAATGTCTGGCTTATGCTGTAATTTACTTGTAAGACAAAATTAAAGGTTCCAGTACTGCCTCTGTGGTGCCAGTTTCAGGCAGGACTCCACTCCAGTGGAACCAAATCGAAGGCTCATATGGTCAGAGCCAATACCTGAGCCTTGGATATTTGCTGTCTGAAGAGATTTTTCTAATTCCATTTCCTCCCCATAGCATATCCTCTGCAGAGTAATTCCTGCAGATGTGAAGGAAAAGAGATCACTGCCTCAGACAGGAGCACTGACCTGAAGCCTTTGTACTGTCAATGTCACTGGAATTTGCAGTGTCCCAAGCCATGccaggtccctgtccctgtcccagctgctcttgtcctcctccttcccacaaTAAGTTTAGGAAAAAGCAAGATTCATGTTGCTCTTACTCTTTCCTCCCCTTCacagtttcattttgaaatacaaatacattCCCATCAAAGCATCTTGATTTCCAGATTTAAGCAGCCTTTCACCCAGGTCTGCGGCTGTGACACACTGCCGGTACAGGTGGAAATGCTCAGCTGTAGAAGTGTAGTTTAGAGTATTTTGCATGGGGAGACTGAAGctcatttccttttcactgTCTTTTGAAGCTCAACACTTTACCATCACAAAGGCTGAGCCAGTGCAGAATGGACACAAAGAAACTGGTTATTCTTtctgagaaagaggaaaacacaacTTTGGTGGATTTTCATAGCCATAGGCTGAAGTTGGCCATGTGCTCCCACTGGGTATCTCTCACTAGTGACCCAAACCCAGCTCGGAAACACGGTGGCTGGCTCTGCCGTGagtccccagagcagcagctgctggcgcCGGCTGTCAGGCACCCACATCCCCAGGAATACCAGCTATCTCTTGCATTCCAGAGGCACCATTTGGACCAGGACCAGCACTCCTGGTGCACCCTGCCACCAGTGATGTAGCTGGAACACAAGGATCAGTGCTTGAGGCGAATGCTGTGGCACATTGTCAGATGCTCAGTTTAACTGAGCAGGGAATACATGAAGGTTCACATATAAAGGTTTACATCTCATAGGTCAAACTTCTTCTATTTCCTGATTTTGGGTTGAAAACCTGCAGGTCTGGTTTGTTTCATTGTGATGGAACCAACACAATGCTGGTTCCATCTCAGAAAAAGCCAGAACCCCCAGTTCCACAGCTGCTGagtcattgctgctgctgctgctgcccacaggaTAACTACAGGACAGAGACAGGCTGACCCAATGGGGAAgggctgccaggctggcagggaagcCACAAAGGACACAGTTCTTGAGgactggtaaaaaaaaaaaatactattgaaagtgaaaataatttagattttaTGCTAAAGAAATGTCAATTCACAAAGTTAGAGCCCAAACAGCTTTACATCAAGCCACAGTGGGCACAGCTGGTGTGTGTATAACCAATGTAGCTTCCCTGTGTTTCCTTAGACCATGAAAGGCTTCGTGTGCTGTTAAATAATTCTCTTCGTTTTTGCTGACTATTCCAGTGAAAAATTCACTCAACACACCTCATTCTGGAGCCCACAGGTGGCAGTTCATCCCTAGAGAATTCTGACACCTGAGAGAACAAGGTCCTGAATGACCCAGTCAAAGATTGAAGCTTACGTGCTCTGGGCAGAAGGTTGACTTGACAATCTCCAGAGGCCTTTCCAAACCCATTTTCCCCATGATTTTGCAATCCCAATGTGATGCTGCCCAGCTGTCAGATGAAGGGTTTAGCTTTCTGCCACAATTGGATGCACGCTGGATATGTCTGTCTTTGCAGAGTTCCTCTGGGAGGGTGTCTGTGCCTTCTGGCATGTGCTGCTTCTTTTGTGCCAGCAGTTCTCAGCCTTGGCATCCTGGAACGGTGGGGAGATGGGCTGCAGAGCGTGGCCCTGGGCCATGCTCCTGGGCCGGCACACGCAGAGCAGGGACCGGAGCTCCGTGCGGAAGCTCCCATTCAGCCAGCAGTAGATGAAGGGGTTGTAGCAGGTGCTGCTCATGGCAAACCAGTGAAAAGCGAAGTACAGAGCATTGCTGCTGTGGATGGCCCTGCAGGAGATCAGCACCACGTAGCAGTTCAGGGGAAACCAGCACACGGCAAAcacaaccaccaccaccatcagcATCTTCAGTGTCATCTTCTTCTTCCGCTGATGGGCATAGTATTGCTCCATGGTGAGGTCCCCGATGGCATTCCTCAGCCAGAGCTTCTTGGCCACCATGGTGTAAGTGATGGAGATCACAAGCAAGGGCAGAACATACAAGAGAACAAACGTAGTCAGGTCCAAATACTTCCAGAAAAGatcagcaggaggagggaagctGGGGAGGCAGACCGTTCGGATGGTGCTGTTTCTGAAGATTAAAGAGAAAGAGCTCTCAATTCCCCTACCAGCTGCACACATCTGAGGACGAACACCTCAGACATTCAGACGGGTTTCAGTACAGGTACAGGTAGCAGAACTCATTCAGTATCATGGGCAGGTGCCACTTCCAATGGAGAATTTTACTCTAGGTTTGACCTTTGGCTCCAATGAAGGCATCTTAAACACATccccaggaaaagaaagaaatcattcATATTGACGTCTGTGTCCTCTGCTGATGAGGAGGCCCTCTCCCCTGTGCCTGTCCCAAACTACATGGCTGAATCTCTGAGCCCAAAACAACTAATGAACCAGCCTGGAAGCAATTCCATCGATTGTCATTGTCCCTTTGTGACAGACACAGAACCCGTGCAAAGGGAAGGAAACTTCTGTTTCACCACCCTTTCTGCTCTAATAACATGGATGGAAAGGTGTGCCCTTGGTTTCTGTGGGGCTTTGTAAACGTCATACaacaaaaaatatgtaaatgtcTTACCCAATATAAAACCTTGTCAGAGTCTGATAAATGGCGTGAGGCAGCGAGAAGCAGCTGGCCATAACCCAGATGACAATGATGCAAATCCCTCCTGTCACCATGGACATGCGTGGCTTGAGAGGGTGCATGATTACCTGCAGAGAACAATGACTCCTGAGGATTTACAGCATCTTTGTCACTCTTTGAGACCCATGTTGCatgtcagcagcagctccacatctcTTCAGTGTTAAAAGGCAGAGACAGTCACTTTACAGGACTTCAGGGAGTACAAGGGTCGGGAAATGCATGGAGTTGTGCACGTATTGAGTGTTGCTGCTGGCTCAGAGCCTGAGCAGAGAAATACATTCCGTGTGACCCATCAGCATGACTGCAGAGACCACGGTGGTGAGATCTCTGTTGAGCTATATGGACTATGGAGGATTATCTTAGGCAAtgaaacaataattaaaaatagatcTATCATGTCATCCAGATGATTTCTTGGCTGATGAAGTCTTTGGTATTTTATGCATGTCGTTTGTAGTCCCATTATAAATATCTACTTAATCAAGTTGTACAACTCCCCTGGAGTATCTGTCTGCCATGGCACTTCTCAGGACTAGCAATATTTTTAGAGGCAAGTGTTGGTTTCCCTTTTGTCAGGGACATCTCACTTCTATCTTTGTGATAAAAAAGACAGAAGTGGCTCATCTATGCTCCGGCAGTCCCTGTGACTCTCTGACAGCAGGTGGAGCCTACTCTTGTTTTGAACTTCATCCAGCCACTATCATGTGAAGTTGCTTTTTGGTAGCAACCGTTTCAGTGGCTCCAGCACTATGAGAAATCCACTCTACGTGAGAGCTCACTCTGCTGGATCTGGCCTCCCAGCACTCGGCACTCATCAGCTAAAGCACAAATTAGAAACTCTGTTTCACTTAAGGAAACCCTTCAGTCTGTATGCATTACTTGACCTGAAAGGTTTTCATGGCTGGGAAGTatagaggagaaggagagaattTCTCACCTTGAACTGGATGAGTTAACATAGTTCTTACTGTTTCCAGCCTTAGGCATCCCAAAGGAATGGGGCAAGCGTCAGAACTGACAGACTCCCATAAATCTGTGTGGAGAGAACGTGTGGGCTGGCTGGTGCTTGAATTCAGCACTTAGCCCCACCCTtctggtgggactgtgcttcgaGGCAGGGCTGATGAGGGCAAGGAGCCTACGAGCCCAATGGCCCAGGCAgcgcagggctggagcaggctgcctgGCACTGAACTCCTGAGGTTTTCAGAgtctccaaggacagagactccacaacctctctgtgCAGCTTGTTGCAGTATTTCAtcaccctcactgtaaaaatCACAGGTATTTTGTCCTCTGCCATGAAAGCTGGAGTTCTCTCCTCTGTTCCCTGAGTCTCAAGACAGTGCAGGTTTCCAGGTACTGGGATTTGAGGAGGAAACAACTATTTTCTAGCAATCATAGGGGTGGTGTCTTTGACATACCTGGTGCCGGTCCAGTGCAATGGCAGCAAGGGTCAGCACAGACACGTGGACAGAGCAGTACTGAACAAACCGGCTGATGTGACACATCAGCTTTCCAAAAACCCAGGTGCTGCTCACAAACCGCACCTGAAGAACAGACAGCATTGGATTAACAGGAGCAGTACCTGAAGAGAAGCAAATTGGCTTCCCAGGTGCACAATATGGAAGAAATGCTTTAATACAGCTTTCTGAGGCTTTGGAGGTGCTTTATCCTCAGTTTTTCCTGGGGAAACTGTGATTGCCCAAGTCCTTCTCAAACTGAGGTGAGATTTACAGCACTGTGCAAACACTGCTTGAGCAGTGCTCTGTCTATGTTGTGTACATGTGTACATTTGTACATTTACCCTGGCCGTTCTGGAACACATAAAGAAACCTTAGCTCCACTCCTCAACGAATCTCTGCAGGGCACACTAGGTGCCTCCCAGAAAACGTTATATACCTTTGAACATTTGGATGCTGAAAGCTGCATGGTCTCCAAACTTAGTGAGAGAAATACATGGAAAAATTTCTCACCTGTTCCCAGAGAGGCTTTACTGATGGTGGCTTCTCTGCAGAGGAGAGTGTGCCAAACTGCCTCATTCCCTCATTATTCCTGACTGTGCAATATTAATTACAAATGAATATAATTCATTTTGCTGCAGATTAAGCTAATTTGAAGTAAAGTACATTTACTACAAAGCATCTGTCCACACAGAAAATTAGTCAAGACTAGCTAATTTGTTTTCAATTAATCTAATTAATTTCCCTGTAGGG encodes:
- the LOC125333175 gene encoding probable G-protein coupled receptor 83; its protein translation is MRQHTWLPLPYMPKPFWRAENHNTTNFFSALYGFPNQSFFHSDLNLEDLGDFGSGAKYEGESQSRTVKALLIVAYSVIICISLFGNILVCHVVIKNKRMHSATNLFIVNLAVADVMITTLNTPFTLVRFVSSTWVFGKLMCHISRFVQYCSVHVSVLTLAAIALDRHQVIMHPLKPRMSMVTGGICIIVIWVMASCFSLPHAIYQTLTRFYIGNSTIRTVCLPSFPPPADLFWKYLDLTTFVLLYVLPLLVISITYTMVAKKLWLRNAIGDLTMEQYYAHQRKKKMTLKMLMVVVVVFAVCWFPLNCYVVLISCRAIHSSNALYFAFHWFAMSSTCYNPFIYCWLNGSFRTELRSLLCVCRPRSMAQGHALQPISPPFQDAKAENCWHKRSSTCQKAQTPSQRNSAKTDISSVHPIVAES